In Arcanobacterium canis, the sequence TTGAAGGTCAGGCAACTGCGATGCATCATTTTCCAGATCAAGGCCAGCAGACGCACTCTCTCCACACGAACAGCTAGATCCGCGCGAGCAATTCTTACCAGTCGTGGTCTCAGACAAAAGTGGGAGCCCGGCGGGAGCCGGAAAACCGGGAGCCAGAGGATCGGGGGTCACACCACGAAGAGTGGAAGGAGCAGCCAAAGCGGCGCGAGTAAATGTGGTAACAGCGTCAGCAACACGACGGTCACGCGGATCAGCGAGCATGACAGGCACACCAAGATGACAAGCGAGGACGTCCGGATCAAGCTCGCGCCCATTGGAATGTGCCACGTCGGCCATTGTCACGACGACGGCGACAGGAAGACCTGTGTGACCGATTTGCGCGAGCAAGTAGAGCGAGCGCGTCAACGAGCCACCGTCGAGAACTGCCAAGACGAGGTCAACTCCGCGGTAGCGTGCCGGATCAGTCAACGTTCCTGGAGCCGACGCGAGGTGGTCGGACACCACTTTCTCATCCGGGCTTGCTGGGAGAAGAGAGTACGTACCGGGCAAATCGAGAACCCGAACCCCCAGGGCATCCCACGTTCCAGATTGCACTTCGACGGTGGTTCCTGGAGCATTCACCGTTTTTTGGTGAAGACCGGTAATGGCGTTAAAAAGAGTTGATTTTCCGACGTTAGGGTTTCCCACCAGCGCGATCGTTGGCGCGCCGACGCCGGTGGACACACTGTTGTGGACAGTTCGTTTCACGCGCACTCCTGTGCGCTGATCTTGCGCGCAGAGACATGATCGATCGCCACTCGCGATCCAGAAACATTGAGCACCAGTCCTGCGAGCGTGCGGTGGGTGACCCATGCTCGGGCACCCGGTCGCACGCCCAGCTCGTTCATGCGCAACACCGAGTTTTCGGGAAGTGAAATTTCGGTGAGGCGAAGAGCTACCTTGGTTGGGCAGTCACTCAGGAGCATCGGTCCTCCGTCTCTCATCTACGAACTGGCGAGCGATTTACTCCCAGCGTGTGGCTCGAAAGCCAGTTTTTCCGACCGCACAGGATAATGGTTTTTATTACACCTGCTGGTCACAATGACACAATAAACTTAGGGTACGCTCAGTTCTCGATTTTCGAAAGTGTTTCATCACATAACTGGGCGGCGAGATTTTTCTCGCCGCCCAGTGTCGGTTCATCACTGACGAAATATCAGATCAGTCCACGATCACGCAGTAGCGTAACCTTCGCCCTGATAATCAGCGATCTCAGACTCGTTGTGGACTTCAGCGCGCGCAGCCTCAAGGCGAGCAATCGGTACGCGGAATGGAGAGCATGACACATAGGAAATTCCTGCCGCCTGGAAGAAGTGGATCGACATTGGATCACCACCGTGTTCACCACAGACCCCCATCTTCATCCCCGGTTTCGTTGACCGCCCACGCTCAACCCCCATCTGGACCATCGCGCCGACGCCCTTCTGGTCAATGGTCTCAAACGGTGAAATACCGAAGATGCCCTCATCGAAGTACTCCTTGAAGAAGGCGCCTTCGACGTCGTCGCGAGAGAAGCCCCACGTGGTTTGAGTCAGGTCATTCGTGCCGAAGGAGAAGAAGTCCGACTCTGCAGCAATGCGATCAGCCGTGACCGCCGCACGCGGAAGCTCAATCATGTTGCCGATAGGGATGTTGAGTTCAACACCTTGCTCTTGCGCAACCTGACGTACCACTGCTTCGGAGCGATCTCGAACGATCTGCATTTCACGCACTGAGCCAATCAGAGGAACCATCACCTCAGAACGAGGATCCTTGCCTTCCTTAATGAGTGCAGCGGTCGCCTCGGCAACTGCGCGAACTTGCATCTCGAACAGGCCGTGCATCTTCAGCCCAAGGCGCACGCCACGCAGACCTAGCATCGGGTTCTGTTCGTGATTTGCCTCAATTGCCGCCATCATCTGACGCTCATCGTCAGTGACCTCTTCGCCCCGAGCCGTCTTGGCAGCAAGTTTAACCTTCGCCTCCGTGAGGTCCTGAAGGAACTCGTGCAGTGGGGGATCAATCAAGCGGACAGTCACCGGTAGGCCATTCATTGCCAGGAAGATTCCCTTGAAGTCCTCTCGCTGGAGAGGCAGAAGCTCGCTAAACACAGCCTCGCGCTCTTCTTGGTTCTTTGCCAGAACCAAGCGTTCGATAAGGACGCGGCGATCTCCCAAGAACATATGCTCAGTGCGGGTCAGGCCAATTCCGGTAGCACCGAAATCGCGAGCGCGTTGAGCATCTTCAGGAGTATCAGCATTCGCACGAACCTTCATTGTGGCGGTCTTATCAGCGTGCGTCAGAATATGGTGGACAGCAGTGACCAGTTCCTCCGTGTCCTGATCTTCCGACGCCGCCAAACCAGCTTCCAGTCCGTGGGCGATGTATGTCGTCACCGGAGAATCCGATACCGGCACTGCTCCTTGGAAGATCTCGCCAGTGGTGCCGTCAATCGAAATCACGTCACCGACCTTGAGTTCAAGGCCTGAGGACTTGATTATCAATGTCCCTTCTGCTTCGTTCACCAGGAGATCTTCAGCGCCGACCACTGCGGTTCTTCCCATGCCGCGTGCCACAACGGCCGCGTGGGAGGTCTTGCCGCCGCGAGCTGTCAGCACGCCCGAGGAGACGACCATACCCTGCAGATCGTCAGGGTTTGTTTCACGGCGAACGAGGATGACGGATGCGCCAGCTTCGGTCCTTTCGACGGCGGTTGCGTTATCCATCACAATCTCGCCCACTGCGGCACCTGGCGACGCAGGCATACCCGTCGAGACCGGCGTCGGCGCCGACGAGCGATCAAACTGCGGGAAGAGCAACGACGTTAACTGAGCGCCAGTGACTCGGGTCAGGGCCTCATCGCGGGTGATGAGTTTCTCGCTCACCAGCTGATCAGCAATACGGAAGGCGGCTCCTGCCGTGCGCTTGCCGACGCGAGTTTGGAGCATCCACAACTTACCGCGCTCGACAGTGAACTCAATATCGCACAGGTCACGATAGTGAGTTTCGAGGGTCTTCATAATCGAGATGAGCTTGTCATATGCCGCACGATCAATCTTCGCCAAGTCCTCAAGTGAGAGCGTGTTACGAATACCGGCAACCACGTCTTCGCCCTGAGCATTTTCGAGGTAGTCACCGTAAGTTCCTGATTGACCTGTCGATGGATCGCGGGTGAAGGCCACACCGGTTCCCGAGCCGTCACCCATGTTTCCAAACACCATGGTTTGAACGTTCACAGCAGTGCCGAGATCGTGAGGGATGTGCTCACGACGGCGGTAGATTTGCGCACGTTCTGTGTT encodes:
- a CDS encoding FeoA family protein — encoded protein: MLLSDCPTKVALRLTEISLPENSVLRMNELGVRPGARAWVTHRTLAGLVLNVSGSRVAIDHVSARKISAQECA
- the ppdK gene encoding pyruvate, phosphate dikinase; this encodes MTKYVYAFAEGDKDMKDLLGGKGANLAEMTKLGMPVPPGFTITTQACRTYLTDGEVPDSLSVEVTKAIRDVEQAMHKDLGDSGNPLLVSVRSGAKFSMPGMMETVLNIGLNDDSVVGLAQQSGNERFAWDSYRRLIQMFGKTVMDVDGDLFSNALHSLQERKGYSGDLDMTTEDLKELVAQYKEIFRNATGEDFPQNPRKQLDLAIEAVFRSWNTERAQIYRRREHIPHDLGTAVNVQTMVFGNMGDGSGTGVAFTRDPSTGQSGTYGDYLENAQGEDVVAGIRNTLSLEDLAKIDRAAYDKLISIMKTLETHYRDLCDIEFTVERGKLWMLQTRVGKRTAGAAFRIADQLVSEKLITRDEALTRVTGAQLTSLLFPQFDRSSAPTPVSTGMPASPGAAVGEIVMDNATAVERTEAGASVILVRRETNPDDLQGMVVSSGVLTARGGKTSHAAVVARGMGRTAVVGAEDLLVNEAEGTLIIKSSGLELKVGDVISIDGTTGEIFQGAVPVSDSPVTTYIAHGLEAGLAASEDQDTEELVTAVHHILTHADKTATMKVRANADTPEDAQRARDFGATGIGLTRTEHMFLGDRRVLIERLVLAKNQEEREAVFSELLPLQREDFKGIFLAMNGLPVTVRLIDPPLHEFLQDLTEAKVKLAAKTARGEEVTDDERQMMAAIEANHEQNPMLGLRGVRLGLKMHGLFEMQVRAVAEATAALIKEGKDPRSEVMVPLIGSVREMQIVRDRSEAVVRQVAQEQGVELNIPIGNMIELPRAAVTADRIAAESDFFSFGTNDLTQTTWGFSRDDVEGAFFKEYFDEGIFGISPFETIDQKGVGAMVQMGVERGRSTKPGMKMGVCGEHGGDPMSIHFFQAAGISYVSCSPFRVPIARLEAARAEVHNESEIADYQGEGYATA